The Cucurbita pepo subsp. pepo cultivar mu-cu-16 chromosome LG18, ASM280686v2, whole genome shotgun sequence nucleotide sequence TTTGAACTACCCAAGGACGAATTCAAAGGGAATTGGCTTACGTGCTCATATGGATTTGGATTTTGTCCTAAAACAAAGCACTACAAAGTAGTAAGAAACTCCACCGTCGAAGATAGAAACTCCACTGTCAATTACAAATCAGAGATTTTTGCTTTTGGGACCCGGCAGGAATGGACGCGTATTGAGTCACCGTCCTATTCTTTTAATGGATGTCATGGTGTTTACTTGAATGGAGGGTTGCATTGGGTTGGACAAGATGATCTTCATCACGATGTTATTTATCGTCTAAATATGGAAGATGAGAAGTACGAGCACATTCCTTTTCCTAATGATGACGGTTATTTTCCTTGCATTGGAGTATTTAATGGTGCTCTTCATCTAACTCTTTCTATGGAGGGGCACGAGTACACAATGTGGAAGATGAAAGAAGATGGTTCGTGGATTAAAGCATTTAGTACCAGCGTACCAGATGTGAgcaaaaatattctttctttttcacaatCAACTGTGGAACAGGTTAAAATATGTAAAGATGGAAAGATCTTGTGTGTTTGGGCGGGAGCTGAATTAGTGTTGTATGATCCGAAGACGGAGAAGATGGAGAAGTTGATGGATGATACAATCGCCAGAGAATTTTGGATTCACAACATCAACtgctttaattttaatgctcTTTCCGATATTTTGACTGgaaaaataggtaaaattttgttttaaatatgagtTTTAATAAGTTTAGAgctagtttttattttttattttttattttttattttttatttatttagaggAGTGAGTgtactaataaattaatttatgaatagtttaatttattttaagtttttatttttatttttattaaaattagataaataaacCCTAGGcctattattaataatatatttattaataaataaaaaaataaattagtttaattattttaataatttaatataataaaaataaaataattaaccaCCATTAATTATTTACCATTAaaccataataaaaatattataaatatttgtgaaattttgatataaattatttgaccatcttatctattttattgttaaatatcttaaataaaatatttaaaattaaaataaagataaaagaatatggagattagattttcaaaattttaaaaaaataagaagtaaattttttattaaaactaaaataaattttaaccaaattaaaatggaaaacaagTCTAAGGATTTGgagttttataatttataaaaaaaatcaaattttagatttttatttatttttaattggataacaattaaagattttaagttattattttaatttttatatattttataatttttattaagtaaGTGTCAAGACCCGATTTTAGAGGTTTTGAAAAACCCAACCGTGACTAAAAACacgaaataaaaaacaaacaaaaaagaaaaataaaataaaataaaagaaaaataaagtaaaaggtaaaaatactatttaattaaaacaaaatagggaaaagttttgtttcaaattaatagAAAGGAATTACAagtataaaatgaaatacaaaagactctatAAGACAGACaagggactgacgctccggAATGACACCCCTCTGTGACAGTGCAGCTCTCGAACACCTCCCCACTTCAACTGGTacatgaaaaaaagaagggaagacggggtgaatataaaaatatactcagtaagcaacctacttgtaggctcttaatcacATCCAAGTTTAGGAAAGAACCACCAACTATACTCTAGACCCTAGAGTCTCAATACTCTCAATACACAGATCGGGGTGGAAGGACTTAACCTTTGAAGCGGTATTTCAGCATTTGAGGATGAGGTGCTCCCTTATAACTACATGTACCCCTCGTACAACCTAGCTAGAATTAGTCACTACATGGTCAACATCCTTCCACAGGACGGACCCATCATGCAGGCGACCTTGATCCACTCGCGTGATCAACATCTTACCATAAGACGGATCCCAATGCAGAGTAGTCGATCTACCACTGAGTAGCACTTCCCTAACAGGTGTCTCACCAAGCTCAACAGTACCATGTCGAAGTAGGAAGGAAAGAGTAACATCTCCCTAATTGGTGTCTCGCCTAGCTCAACGGTACCACACCCAAGTAGGAAGGGAAGAGTAACATCTCCCTAACTGGCGTCTCGCCTAGCTCAACGATACCACACCGGAGTAGGAAGGGGAGGGTAATATCTCCCTAACTGGCGTCTCGCCTAGCTCAACAGTACCACACTGGAGTAGGAAGGGAAGCGGGGCATAATCAATCGCTAAACCAGATACCGTCAACTAAGAGGTCATCTCTCTACACCTCGGGGTCCTAATGTGGTCCTCTATATCTCAAGGGTAGTTAAAACTATTGAGTTAGGGGTCCTGGCTTCCAGATTCACTCAATCAAGTCTTCCAAGTCCATAATAGTCCAGGGTTAAAGGGTCTCTCCCTCTAAGCGTCTCTCACGACACCATGGACTATAACATCATAAGGGTCCCCTAActaaacccaactcaatcccTACAAGAGTTCACCATAGGCGTAGCACAACACTACAGCTTATCAATCATATCATGTAACGATCCtaatattttacctatttaatctaaagtCATTACTATAATTTGAAATGCGGAATATACATTTAATGGGCCCTATTCATCAATGCGACTCGCACtcgccttttattacctcagAGAAAAAGATTACAAGGGAAAAAGGGAAACATTAtagaaagaggaaaataacAAAACCCAAAATGAATGGTTTATTCTATCCTAaggtttattatgcaaataccTTTCATCCTATTCTAACatatactaatgatgcaaCCAAATTCAGCCTAGACTACGaaatgggaaaaaaacaaccaactatcctatgcatgtgccacgatTCTGGGGTGTATGATGTCGTCGTCGttgtcacatgggtgccttgcccttatctgcaaaagtaaagtagcacgaggcttgagtatttctagaatactcagtaagtgaccccctatcaAGGTTATGcgacaaacacatgcaatgaaatgatgggacctatcgtttcgtttcgttttctctacggtgtaatcctaacaggtaatcgtggacgtgtaccatatactctacacgcagcccatacgtgcgagtatgggctcaccagctagttcgcacaccgctgggccactgtccctagccggtgggcatgctctgggagCCCTTataccgggacccgttaaaactagaaccgtcacggcagcgctatgcaaagcataacgatcgttgtcctgccattggatgtacgcgtccgtaccctcgtgatgggataggggtatcccaccaaatgcatgagcatacaatatgcatgaggtcccaccaGTCCTACAGctatcattaatgaacataaccccctatcacgttttcatgcttacatgtcattcccattctcatttctttacatatcatacatattcctaacagggttatgtttcatgcaatttaccgtatttcatgtcatacaattcatgcagttacattcaaatattcatacaaacaagccataatcgttcAAGGACCACACATCGTTACATGcattacacatcacatcagactaaaagcatacattcacgttcacataactacgtacttaagcaccataatctagcatacaatgcatcatatcataaacaagtcataacgtaaacacttcatagtcatatcgttctctaacttaccatagccttaatgttcttatacctatcacagacatatcattacgtgacgtaccttagtcatatcgtcacCAGAACGTACCCTaatgctatcgttctatcaatctatcacaaacctaacCCTTTCTACcaataacctaaccgtattctttcaccattctctcctatccatagcacttcggtgtgtaacctaactctaacgtttcatgaacgtatcttactcctatcgttacatttcgttttgtgcatccttctcgtatcctatctcaaacatctcctagagcacatcgtacgataattattatcatacaatccacatattatataacataacataacatataggaagcatatcgatccacagacaattcacacatatcaatatatatgacacgtgcagaaccacagggcacgtgtcaacatcaaatataaccatgccgatagtaaggtcacttacctggctcGCTTAAGTcattgtcacaaatatatctttaatgaaaattcgattctgtcctttgaaatccgagtcaacctatatgagctcatgacatcagtttcaagtttgaactctataaaattatttccctAACTTACATTGTAAAATTCAGATCTTTTctattagacaaaatttaaacaagCTCACTGCCCTTCCTCTCATAAAAATTGCTATCTTTTGttggacaaaatttaaaggagCTCACTGCCCTCTAATGTTTGTTAAATACtatttaacaaatctttcctccatctctctctctcatctttttgattctgtaaataggttttaaaattgaaaggagcTCCCTGTGGTCTGATATTTCCTTTTATGTTAAATACTGTTTAACAACTCTTTCTTCgatctctgtctctctctcatttttaaataaataggtttttcaattgtgtaaacagatattaattttaaattggagttaaatgcaacaattacatgaaataaaatgatgggacctattgCTTGGGAACAAATTAAGCAGACACCCTTACTTGTTTTGGGCAAACCATTTGAGGtagaaaaactaaatggggGCAATGCTATGCTACATAAAGAATTGTTTTCAAGTTCATAATTGCGAGGTGACAACGCTACTCATGgcctagagaatttgtgatccactCTAATTAGGAAAGCTTGAACTATCTGaagggtcaaagcaaactgaACCGTAGACATGCAAAGTGGgtggaatttattgaaacattttcgtaTGTCATCAAATATAAGCAAAGTAAGGATAATATGGTAGCTAATGTGTTATCTAAAAGGTACGATCTCTTTGTTTCTCCCAGTgcaaaaattattagatttgagcatattaaaattatatagagATGACCAAGACTTTAGAACTATTTATGCATTTCGTCTTGCGAAATGCCTTGTGGatgattattatgtgtttaatgaatttttacttgagaaaaatatgttttgtaTTCCTAAAAAGATTTGCTTTTGAGAGAAGTGGTGGTGACTGAATGGACATCTtaagattaataaaacttataatatgttGCATAAACACTTCTTTGGGCTGAAGATAAGTGGGATGTTCGTAAGTTTTGTAgtcaatgttttaaatacaTAGAAGCTAAATCTANNNNNNNNNNNNNNNNNNNNNNNNNNNNNNNNNNNNNNNNNNNNNNNNNNNNNNNNNNNNNNNNNNNNNNNNNNNNNNNNNNNNNNNNNNNNNNNNNNNNNNNNNNNNNNNNNNNNNNNNNNNNNNNNNNNNNNNNNNNNNNNNNNNNNNNNNNNNNNNNNNNNNNNNNNNNNNNNNNNNNNNNNNNNNNNNNNNNNNNNNNNNNNNNNNNNNNNNNNNNNNNNNNNNNNNNNNNNNNNNNNNNNNNNNNNNNNNNNNNNNNNNNNNNNNNNNNNNNNNNNNNNNNNNNNNNNNNNNNNNNNNNNNNNNNNNNNNNNNNNNNNNNNNNNNNNNNNNNNNNNNNNNNNNNNNNNNNNNNNNNNNNNNNNNNNNNNNNNNNNNNNNNNNNNNNNNNNNNNNNNNNNNNNNNNNNNNNNNNNNNNNNNNNNNNNNNNNNNNNNNNNNNNNNNNNNNNNNNNNNNNNNNNNNNNNNNNNNNNNNNNNNNNNNNNNNNNNNNNNNNNNNNNNNNNNNNNNNNNNNNNNNNNNNNNNNNNNNNNNNNNNNNNNNNNNNNNNNNNNNNNNNNNNNNNNNNNNNNNNNNNNNNNNNNNNNNNNNNNNNNNNNNNNNNNNNNNNNNNNNNNNNNNNNNNNNNNNNNNNNNNNNNNNNNNNNNNNNNNNNNNNNNNNNNNNNNNNNNNNNNNNNNNNNNNNNNNNNNNNNNNNNNNNNNNNNNNNNNNNNNNNNNNNNNNNNNNNNNNNNNNNNNNNNNNNNNNNNNNNNNNNNNNNNNNNNNNNNNNNNNNNNNNNNNNNNNNNNNNNNNNNNNNNNNNNNNNNNNNNNNNNNNNNNNNNNNNNNNNNNNNNNNNNNNNNNNNNNNNNNNNNNNNNNNNNNNNNNNNNNNNNNNNNNNNNNNNNNNNNNNNNNNNNNNNNNNNNNNNNNNNNNNNNNNNNNNNNNNNNNNNNNNNNNNNNNNNNNNNNNNNNNNNNNNNNNNNNNNNNNNNNNNNNNNNNNNNNNNNNNNNNNNNNNNNNNNNNNNNNNNNNNNNNNNNNNNNNNNNNNNNNNNNNNNNNNNNNNNNNNNNNNNNNNNNNNNNNNNNNNNNNNNNNNNNNNNNNNNNNNNNNNNNNNNNNNNNNNNNNNNNNNNNNNNNNNNNNNNNNNNNNNNNNNNNNNNNNNNNNNNNNNNNNNNNNNNNNNNNNNNNNNNNNNNNNNNNNNNNNNNNNNNNNNNNNNNNNNNNNNNNNNNNNNNNNNNNNNNNNNNNNNNNNNNNNNNNNNNNNNNNNNNNNNNNNNNNNNNNNNNNNNNNNNNNNNNNNNNNNNNNNNNNNNNNNNNNNNNNNNNNNNNNNNNNNNNNNNNNNNNNNNNNNNNNNNNNNNNNNNNNNNNNNNNNNNNNNNNNNNNNNNNNNNNNNNNNNNNNNNNNNNNNNNNNNNNNNNNNNNNNNNNNNNNNNNNNNNNNNNNNNNNNNNNNNNNNNNNNNNNNNNNNNNNNNNNNNNNNNNNNNNNNNNNNNNNNNNNNNNNNNNNNNNNNNNNNNNNNNNNNNNNNNNNNNNNNNNNNNNNNNNNNNNNNNNNNNNNNNNNNNNNNNNNNNNNNNNNNNNNNNNNNNNNNNNNNNNNNNNNNNNNNNNNNNNNNNNNNNNNNNNNNNNNNNNNNNNNNNNNNNNNNNNNNNNNNNNNNNNNNNNNNNNNNNNNNNNNNNNNNNNNNNNNNNNNNNNNNNNNNNNNNNNNNNNNNNNNNNNNNNNNNNNNNNNNNNNNNNNNNNNNNNNNNNNNNNNNNNNNNNNNNNNNNNNNNNNNNNNNNNNNNNNNNNNNNNNNNNNNNNNNNNNNNNNNNNNNNNNNNNNNNNNNNNNNNNNNNNNNNNNNNNNNNNNNNNNNNNNNNNNNNNNNNNNNNNNNNNNNNNNNNNNNNNNNNNNNNNNNNNNNNNNNNNNNNNNNNNNNNNNNNNNNNNNNNNNNNNNNNNNNNNNNNNNNNNNNNNNNNNNNNNNNNNNNNNNNNNNNNNNNNNNNNNNNNNNNNNNNNNNNNNNNNNNNNNNNNNNNNNNNNNNNNNNNNNNNNNNNNNNNNNNNNNNNNNNNNNNNNNNNNNNNNNNNNNNNNNNNNNNNNNNNNNNNNNNNNNNNNNNNNNNNNNNNNNNNNNNNNNNNNNNNNNNNNNNNNNNNNNNNNNNNNNNNNNNNNNNNNNNNNNNNNNNNNNNNNNNNNNNNNNNNNNNNNNNNNNNNNNNNNNNNNNNNNNNNNNNNNNNNNNNNNNNNNNNNNNNNNNNNNNNNNNNNNNNNNNNNNNNNNNNNNNNNNNNNNNNNNNNNNNNNNNNNNNNNNNNNNNNNNNNNNNNNNNNNNNNNNNNNNNNNNNNNNNNNNNNNNNNNNNNNNNNNNNNNNNNNNNNNNNNNNNNNNNNNNNNNNNNNNNNNNNNNNNNNNNNNNNNNNNNNNNNNNNNNNNNNNNNNNNNNNNNNNNNNNNNNNNNNNNNNNNNNNNNNNNNNNNNNNNNNNNNNNNNNNNNNNNNNNNNNNNNNNNNNNNNNNNNNNNNNNNNNNNNNNNNNNNNNNNNNNNNNNNNNNNNNNNNNNNNNNNNNNNNNNNNNNNNNNNNNNNNNNNNNNNNNNNNNNNNNNNNNNNNNNNNNNNNNNNNNNNNNNNNNNNNNNNNNNNNNNNNNNNNNNNNNNNNNNNNNNNNNNNNNNNNNNNNNNNNNNNNNNNNNNNNNNNNNNNNNNNNNNNNNNNNNNNNNNNNNNNNNNNNNNNNNNNNNNNNNNNNNNNNNNNNNNNNNNNNNNNNNNNNNNNNNNNNNNNNNNNNNNNNNNNNNNNNNNNNNNNNNNNNNNNNNNNNNNNNNNNNNNNNNNNNNNNNNNNNNNNNNNNNNNNNNNNNNNNNNNNNNNNNNNNNNNNNNNNNNNNNNNNNNNNNNNNNNNNNNNNNNNNNNNNNNNNNNNNNNNNNNNNNNNNNNNNNNNNNNNNNNNNNNNNNNNNNNNNNNNNNNNNNNNNNNNNNNNNNNNNNNNNNNNNNNNNNNNNNNNNNNNNNNNNNNNNNNNNNNNNNNNNNNNNNNNNNNNNNNNNNNNNNNNNNNNNNNNNNNNNNNNNNNNNNNNNNNNNNNNNNNNNNNNNNNNNNNNNNNNNNNNNNNNNNNNNNNNNNNNNNNNNNNNNNNNNNNNNNNNNNNNNNNNNNNNNNNNNNNNNNNNNNNNNNNNNNNNNNNNNNNNNNNNNNNNNNNNNNNNNNNNNNNNNNNNNNNNNNNNNNNNNNNNNNNNNNNNNNNNNNNNNNNNNNNNNNNNNNNNNNNNNNNNNNNNNNNNNNNNNNNNNNNNNNNNNNNNNNNNNNNNNNNNNNNNNNNNNNNNNNNNNNNNNNNNNNNNNNNNNNNNNNNNNNNNNNNNNNNNNNNNNNNNNNNNNNNNNNNNNNNNNNNNNNNNNNNNNNNNNNNNNNNNNNNNNNNNNNNNNNNNNNNNNNNNNNNNNNNNNNNNNNNNNNNNNNNNNNNNNNNNNNNNNNNNNNNNNNNNNNNNNNNNNNNNNNNNNNNNNNNNNNNNNNNNNNNNNNNNNNNNNNNNNNNNNNNNNNNNNNNNNNNNNNNNNNNNNNNNNNNNNNNNNNNNNNNNNNNNNNNNNNNNNNNNNNNNNNNNNNNNNNNNNNNNNNNNNNNNNNNNNNNNNNNNNNNNNNNNNNNNNNNNNNNNNNNNNNNNNNNNNNNNNNNNNNNNNNNNNNNNNNNNNNNNNNNNNNNNNNNNNNNNNNNNNNNNNNNNNNNNNNNNNNNNNNNNNNNNNNNNNNNNNNNNNNNNNNNNNNNNNNNNNNNNNNNNNNNNNNNNNNNNNNNNNNNNNNNNNNNNNNNNNNNNNNNNNNNNNNNNNNNNNNNNNNNNNNNNNNNNNNNNNNNNNNNNNNNNNNNNNNNNNNNNNNNNNNNNNNNNNNNNNNNNNNNNNNNNNNNNNNNNNNNNNNNNNNNNNNNNNNNNNNNNNNNNNNNNNNNNNNNNNNNNNNNNNNNNNNNNNNNNNNNNNNNNNNNNNNNNNNNNNNNNNNNNNNNNNNNNNNNNNNNNNNNNNNNNNNNNNNNNNNNNNNNNNNNNNNNNNNNNNNNNNNNNNNNNNNNNNNNNNNNNNNNNNNNNNNNNNNNNNNNNNNNNNNNNNNNNNNNNNNNNNNNNNNNNNNNNNNNNNNNNNNNNNNNNNNNNNNNNNNNNNNNNNNNNNNNNNNNNNNNNNNNNNNNNNNNNNNNNNNNNNNNNNNNNNNNNNNNNNNNNNNNNNNNNNNNNNNNNNNNNNNNNNNNNNNNNNNNNNNNNNNNNNNNNNNNNNNNNNNNNNNNNNNNNNNNNNNNNNNNNNNNNNNNNNNNNNNNNNNNNNNNNNNNNNNNNNNNNNNNNNNNNNNNNNNNNNNNNNNNNNNNNNNNNNNNNNNNNNNNNNNNNNNNNNNNNNNNNNNNNNNNNNNNNNNNNNNNNNNNNNNNNNNNNNNNNNNNNNNNNNNNNNNNNNNNNNNNNNNNNNNNNNNNNNNNNNNNNNNNNNNNNNNNNNNNNNNNNNNNNNNNNNNNNNNNNNNNNNNNNNNNNNNNNNNNNNNNNNNNNNNNNNNNNNNNNNNNNNNNNNNNNNNNNNNNNNNNNNNNNNNNNNNNNNNNNNNNNNNNNNNNNNNNNNNNNNNNNNNNNNNNNNNNNNNNNNNNNNNNNNNNNNNNNNNNNNNNNNNNNNNNNNNNNNNNNNNNNNNNNNNNNNNNNNNNNNNNNNNNNNNNNNNNNNNNNNNNNNNNNNNNNNNNNNNNNNNNNNNNNNNNNNNNNNNNNNNNNNNNNNNNNNNNNNNNNNNNNNNNNNNNNNNNNNNNNNNNNNNNNNNNNNNNNNNNNNNNNNNNNNNNNNNNNN carries:
- the LOC111780473 gene encoding F-box protein At3g07870-like encodes the protein MANDQDIISNKISELIPDVVELILSKLPYYYLPSCRLVCKTWNDVILSSKHDPSISPASNFLLAHVYSNRRDRLSFRNLHCLELDSDHVEEVRSVASFNLRRKYFRRSFISTINSCNGLLAFVVTKNTKSWLNSNTVVILNPMTNEYFELPKDEFKGNWLTCSYGFGFCPKTKHYKVVRNSTVEDRNSTVNYKSEIFAFGTRQEWTRIESPSYSFNGCHGVYLNGGLHWVGQDDLHHDVIYRLNMEDEKYEHIPFPNDDGYFPCIGVFNGALHLTLSMEGHEYTMWKMKEDGSWIKAFSTSVPDVSKNILSFSQSTVEQVKICKDGKILCVWAGAELVLYDPKTEKMEKLMDDTIAREFWIHNINCFNFNALSDILTGKIGKILF